The following proteins are encoded in a genomic region of Pyrus communis chromosome 11, drPyrComm1.1, whole genome shotgun sequence:
- the LOC137749299 gene encoding uncharacterized protein: MQRRKPRGSFNDIDESAVVKAAAWAWFEHCSGSDGKSIMPEFDLTRTCHAPYKPSRYKLEAMKNIANISGKESVTASSNPLLDTYEIESISRKLDQLIEFSGDRGKLHKGFLVGDVLGIKNMKEGGRGSDSDLEYRDKRSLPLKLHVPEDVRQQECVPLVDGNTNGRKKKNKNVRGGFWHRHAAICGRSEDVVNTQAFVVRHRRPEKGVYVRTGGPVVKARGELSAKEAL, translated from the coding sequence ATGCAGAGAAGAAAGCCGAGGGGAAGCTTCAACGACATTGATGAATCGGCAGTAGTAAAGGCAGCTGCATGGGCATGGTTCGAGCACTGTTCGGGTTCCGACGGCAAGTCGATCATGCCGGAATTCGATTTAACAAGGACTTGTCACGCTCCTTATAAACCGTCCAGGTACAAGCTAGAAGCTATGAAAAATATAGCCAATATTAGCGGTAAAGAAAGTGTTACTGCATCTAGTAACCCGCTTCTTGATACATATGAAATTGAAAGTATATCTCGGAAATTGGATCAACTTATTGAATTTAGTGGGGACAGAGGCAAACTTCATAAGGGTTTTCTAGTTGGAGACGTTCTTGGTATAAAGAACATGAAAGAGGGCGGGAGAGGTTCGGACTCTGACCTCGAATACAGAGATAAACGCTCTTTACCACTGAAACTACACGTCCCCGAAGACGTTCGTCAACAAGAATGTGTGCCGCTCGTGGATGGTAACACGAAcgggaggaagaaaaagaacaagaacGTTAGAGGAGGGTTTTGGCATAGGCATGCGGCGATATGTGGCAGAAGTGAAGATGTTGTAAACACACAAGCTTTCGTGGTTCGTCATCGGCGGCCGGAAAAGGGTGTATATGTGCGTACCGGTGGACCGGTGGTTAAGGCGCGCGGCGAACTTTCGGCCAAGGAGGCCTTGTGA
- the LOC137749297 gene encoding glutamine synthetase cytosolic isozyme: MSLLTDLINLDLSDSTKKIIAEYIWIGGSGMDIRSKARTLPGPVSDPSKLPKWNYDGSSTGQAPGEDSEVILYPQAIFKDPFRRGNNILVICDTYTPSGEPIPTNKRAAAAKIFSHPDVVAEVPWYGIEQEYTLLQKDVKWPLGWPVGGYPGPQGPYYCAAGADKAFGRDIVDSHYKACLYAGINISGINGEVMPGQWEFQVGPSVGISAGDELWAARYILERITEIAGVVLSFDPKPIQGDWNGAGAHTNYSTKSMREDGGYEIIKKAIDKLGLRHKEHIAAYGEGNERRLTGRHETADINTFKWGVANRGASIRVGRDTEQAGKGYFEDRRPASNMDPYIVTSMIAETTILLKP; the protein is encoded by the exons ATGTCGCTGCTCACAGATCTCATCAACCTTGATCTCTCAGACTCTACTAAGAAGATCATCGCAGAGTACATATG GATTGGTGGATCTGGAATGGATATCAGAAGCAAAGCAAGG ACTCTGCCAGGACCAGTGAGTGATCCTTCAAAGCTTCCCAAGTGGAATTATGATGGTTCCAGCACAGGTCAAGCTCCTGGAGAAGATAGTGAAGTTATCCTATA CCCTCAAGCCATTTTCAAGGACCCATTCAGGAGAGGCAACAACATTTTG GTGATATGCGATACCTACACGCCCAGTGGAGAACCAATTCCAACCAACAAGAGGGCTGCTGCTGCAAAGATTTTCAGCCATCCTGATGTTGTTGCTGAAGTACCCTGGTATGGAATTGAACAGGAGTACACCTTGTTGCAGAAAGATGTCAAATGGCCCCTTGGGTGGCCCGTTGGTGGCTATCCAGGCCCTCAG GGCCCATACTATTGTGCTGCTGGCGCAGACAAGGCCTTCGGGCGAGACATTGTTGACTCGCACTACAAGGCCTGTCTCTATGCAGGCATTAACATTAGTGGAATAAACGGTGAAGTGATGCCTGGCCAG TGGGAGTTTCAAGTTGGCCCTTCTGTCGGCATATCAGCTGGAGATGAACTGTGGGCAGCTCGTTATATTCTGGAG AGGATCACTGAGATTGCTGGGGTGGTTCTGTCTTTTGATCCCAAGCCAATCCAGGGTGATTGGAACGGGGCTGGTGCTCACACAAACTACAG CACCAAGTCCATGAGAGAAGATGGAGGCTATGAAATTATCAAGAAGGCAATTGACAAGTTGGGACTCAGGCACAAGGAGCACATTGCTGCATATGGAGAAGGCAATGAACGCCGTTTGACAGGAAGGCATGAAACTGCCGATATCAACACATTTAAATGGGGTGTTGCCAACCGCGGTGCTTCTATCCGTGTTGGTAGAGACACAGAACAAGCTGGCAAGGGCTATTTCGAGGACAGGAGGCCTGCGTCGAACATGGATCCATatattgtcacttctatgattGCAGAAACCACCATTCTGTTGAAGCCATGA